One Chryseobacterium sp. StRB126 genomic region harbors:
- a CDS encoding sigma-70 family RNA polymerase sigma factor has protein sequence MMKNEILKSWIEQYSGPLLKKALYLLSNKEDAQDVVQDVFIAAFSSYDSFEGKSQPLTWLMAILNRKIADFYRKKYKSEPRVKLDHFFDETGSWKNNDVLNDWNVSTESELLDNPDFNKTLEECIEELPARWKILLKMYYIEEKKASDVSQELNVSTTNLWKILQRSRMQLRECLEFNWFSRL, from the coding sequence ATGATGAAAAACGAGATCCTGAAAAGCTGGATAGAACAGTATTCCGGACCACTTCTGAAGAAGGCTTTATATCTGCTTTCCAATAAAGAAGATGCTCAGGATGTTGTTCAGGATGTTTTTATAGCAGCCTTTTCCAGTTATGACTCCTTTGAAGGGAAAAGCCAGCCGCTGACTTGGCTGATGGCTATTCTGAATAGAAAAATTGCAGATTTTTACCGGAAAAAATATAAATCGGAACCCAGAGTAAAACTGGATCATTTTTTCGATGAGACTGGATCATGGAAAAATAATGATGTATTAAATGATTGGAATGTTTCAACGGAATCTGAACTTCTGGATAATCCTGATTTTAATAAAACCCTCGAAGAATGTATTGAAGAATTACCCGCCAGATGGAAAATTTTACTTAAAATGTACTACATCGAAGAAAAAAAAGCATCTGATGTGAGTCAGGAATTAAATGTTTCTACGACTAACCTTTGGAAGATTCTTCAAAGAAGCCGGATGCAGCTTAGAGAATGTCTGGAGTTTAACTGGTTTTCAAGATTATAA